The Oligoflexia bacterium DNA window TAATGAATGAACCTTATCCAAGACTCACATCTGAAGAGCAGGCGTTCATTGATGGTCCAGTAGAAAGGTTATGTACATTAGTAGATGATTGGTCGGTTTGGAAAACTCGCGAAATTCCACCTGAAGCATGGGCGATTATTAAAAAAGAAAAATTCTTGGGAATGATTATTCCAAAAGAATATGGTGGTCTTGGTTTTTCTGCCATGGCGCATAGTGAAGTTATTCATAAACTTGCGACAAGGTGTATTCCTTTAAGCATCACAGTTATGGTTCCTAACTCTTTGGGGCCTGCCGAACTTCTCATTCACTACGGTACAGATGCTCAGAAAAAACATCTGCTTCCTAAATTAGCCAGTGGTGAAGAACTTCCATGTTTTGCACTCACTGAACCCAATGCCGGTAGTGATGCGGGTTCTATTGTTTCTGAGGGAACTCTATTTAAAGGAACTAACGGAAAACTTCAAATCAAACTTAATTGGAACAAACGTTGGATCACACTTGCTGCAATTTCAACAACCCTGGGTCTTGCTTTTAGACTGAGAGATCCAGAGAATCTTTTAGGAAAAGGAACTGATATTGGTATTACTTGCGCACTTATACCTTCACACACACCAGGTGTAGTGCTTGGGCGACGTCATGATCCATTGACGGTTCCGTTTTACAATTGTCCTACACAAGGTAAAGATGTCATCGTTAATGCTGAAGATGTAATTGTTGGCGGACTCGAAGGAGCTGGTAAGGGTTGGAAGATGCTAATGGAATGTCTTTCAGCGGGTCGCGGAATTTCATTGCCTGCGCAAAATTCTGGCGGAACAAAAATGTCATTACGTGTGGTGAGCGCACATGCCACCATTCGAAAACAATTTGGAATTCCAATAGGAAAATTTGAAGGTATCGAAGAGCCGCTCTCACGCATCGCAGGTTTTAGTTATATCTGTGAAGCCCTAAGACGTTTCACATTGGGTGCACTTGATAAAGGAATCAAACCACCAGTTGTTACTGCAATTGCCAAATATCATTCAACCGAACTTTCACGTAAAGCCATCAACGATGCAATGGATGTTATGGGTGGTGCTGGAATTTCTTTAGGACCCAAAAATTTATTAGCACATGGTTATCTCACAATGCCCATTGGTATCACGGTTGAGGGAGCTAACATTCTCACAAGAACTTTGATTATCTTTGGGCAAGGCGCTATGCGCGCTCACCCGTTTGCATTTAAAGAAGTTAACGCCATGGAAAAGGGTGATACAAAAGCTTTTGATCGTGCATTCTGGGGGCACATCGGCCACGTCGTAAGAAATCTTTTTCGCTCCGTACTCTTAAGTATCACCCGCGGTTATTTAGTGGCAAACCCCGTTGGTGGATCACTGGCCCGCTATTACAGAAAACTTTCGTGGGTTTCGGCAAGCTTTGCTATCATGGCTGACATTGCCATGGCATCACTGGGTGGAACTCTTAAACAAAAAGAAAAAATCACGGGCCGTTTTGCAGATATTTTATCTTGGATGTATATCGGAACTGCGATTTTAAGACGCTACCAAGCAGATGGTTCTCGTAAAGAAGATTTACCTTTTGTGCATTTCACAATGAATTACGCATTTTATGAAATGCAACAGGCCTTTGACGGAATATTCTCAAACCTCAGTGTTCCTGGTTTGTCATGGTTTTTCAAAGGCCCTATACGCTGGTGGTCAGGTTTAAATACTCTCGGAAATCGAGATACCGATGATCATAGTCATAAAATCGCAACACTTGTGATGACTGACAGCGCACAGAGAGATCGCATGGCTGAAGGAATATTTATTCCTACAAATCCAAGCGAACATTTTGCTCAGTTAGAAGAGGCTTTCAAGGTTTGTAAAAAAGCAGAAGAAATTGAACGAAAGATTCGTAAAGCCGTTCACACAAAGCTGATTCCAAAAGTTAAAGGAGCGCAGCTTTTAACCGTGGCGCTTGAAAAAGGAATCATTACTAAAGATGAACATACTGATCTTGTTCGTTCTGAAAAACTTCGTTGGGAAGCAATCCAAGTTGATGACTTCTCACAAGAGGAATTCTTAGGACATAAAAAGCCTGAAGACAAACCCGCTTTTGAGCCGCGTATAAAGCGAATGGAAGCTTAAATATAAAATATGATTAATAATAAATAAGGCTACCTTCTCAGGTAGCCTTATTTATTTAATGCTTAATTAAAATTTATTCTTATTGGCCTAAACGCTGTGATTTTAAAACTGCGAGGGTTCGTTGATTGCCGCTAACAACTTCTGAACGAACCACACCAAATGCAACAAGACCGACATTAATTTTTCCAGTTACACCGTTGCTTGCAGTAAGTGGTAATGCACAGGTATCAAATGTTCCAGCAGCTGTTGTCACACTTTCAGATTGACCGCCAGCTTGTGTGCAGTTAGCAAGAGCTTGAGTAACAAGTTCGGTTGTAAAGAGGCTGTTTGACTCTACATTACGAAGTTGTGTTTGAACTTGGCCATTGCTCGTTACAGTGCTTTTAACGCTGTAACTGTTAGAGGCTTGATTAAAAGCTGTGATCTCTTGTTCGAAAGTCATTGCACTTTGTGCTTCACCTTGTGTGACAGTCACTTCATATTGTGC harbors:
- a CDS encoding acyl-CoA dehydrogenase — translated: MFISQYSGILLGDNFRVAFITMLVIVLALGFLGAPFIVWTIVVGALLIGFNAPVWVLAVFAVIAVVFNIKPIRQMLVSSVIMKVMKIMEFIPRISETERTALEAGVVWVEGDLFSGKPDFKKLMNEPYPRLTSEEQAFIDGPVERLCTLVDDWSVWKTREIPPEAWAIIKKEKFLGMIIPKEYGGLGFSAMAHSEVIHKLATRCIPLSITVMVPNSLGPAELLIHYGTDAQKKHLLPKLASGEELPCFALTEPNAGSDAGSIVSEGTLFKGTNGKLQIKLNWNKRWITLAAISTTLGLAFRLRDPENLLGKGTDIGITCALIPSHTPGVVLGRRHDPLTVPFYNCPTQGKDVIVNAEDVIVGGLEGAGKGWKMLMECLSAGRGISLPAQNSGGTKMSLRVVSAHATIRKQFGIPIGKFEGIEEPLSRIAGFSYICEALRRFTLGALDKGIKPPVVTAIAKYHSTELSRKAINDAMDVMGGAGISLGPKNLLAHGYLTMPIGITVEGANILTRTLIIFGQGAMRAHPFAFKEVNAMEKGDTKAFDRAFWGHIGHVVRNLFRSVLLSITRGYLVANPVGGSLARYYRKLSWVSASFAIMADIAMASLGGTLKQKEKITGRFADILSWMYIGTAILRRYQADGSRKEDLPFVHFTMNYAFYEMQQAFDGIFSNLSVPGLSWFFKGPIRWWSGLNTLGNRDTDDHSHKIATLVMTDSAQRDRMAEGIFIPTNPSEHFAQLEEAFKVCKKAEEIERKIRKAVHTKLIPKVKGAQLLTVALEKGIITKDEHTDLVRSEKLRWEAIQVDDFSQEEFLGHKKPEDKPAFEPRIKRMEA